In one Sphingobium indicum B90A genomic region, the following are encoded:
- a CDS encoding NADH-quinone oxidoreductase subunit NuoE family protein translates to METAGAGGLKDRVRSDWDHAVLVCRKCSKRLDGGFGPDGGERLAKALRRHLSLKKGRKAAAGIVEVNCLGVCPKGAVTVVDGGQSRDWLLVRPGADLDELAGALNLPAGRRG, encoded by the coding sequence GTGGAAACCGCGGGAGCGGGCGGATTGAAGGATCGCGTCCGGTCTGACTGGGACCATGCGGTGCTCGTCTGCCGCAAATGTTCGAAGAGGCTGGACGGCGGTTTCGGTCCCGACGGCGGCGAGCGGTTGGCCAAAGCGCTGCGACGGCACCTTTCGCTGAAAAAGGGGCGCAAGGCGGCGGCGGGGATCGTCGAGGTCAATTGCCTGGGCGTCTGCCCCAAGGGAGCGGTGACGGTCGTGGACGGCGGGCAATCGCGCGACTGGTTGCTGGTGCGTCCCGGCGCCGATCTGGATGAACTGGCCGGAGCGCTGAACCTGCCTGCCGGAAGGCGAGGCTGA
- a CDS encoding urate hydroxylase PuuD encodes MAKFFGNLNLVLVAGLLLAIVVMFGAHAGLVDANAVFRWLHLFFGIIWIGLLYYFNFVQIPTMPKIPAELKPGVSKHIAPAALFYFRWAAAFTVLTGLIVAWLAGYVHQALLVQAPYTLIGIGMWLALIMAFNVWFLIWPNQKKALGIVPAEDDAKAKAATTAMMFSRLNTLLSLAMLYCMVNFS; translated from the coding sequence ATGGCAAAATTCTTCGGCAATCTGAATCTCGTGCTGGTCGCGGGGCTGCTGCTCGCGATCGTTGTCATGTTCGGCGCGCATGCCGGGCTGGTCGACGCCAACGCGGTTTTCCGCTGGCTGCACCTCTTCTTCGGCATCATCTGGATCGGGCTGCTTTATTATTTCAACTTCGTCCAGATCCCGACCATGCCGAAAATCCCGGCGGAATTGAAACCGGGCGTTTCCAAGCATATCGCGCCCGCCGCCCTCTTCTACTTTCGCTGGGCGGCGGCCTTTACGGTGCTGACGGGCCTGATCGTCGCCTGGCTGGCGGGTTATGTGCATCAGGCGCTGCTGGTGCAGGCGCCCTACACGCTGATCGGCATCGGCATGTGGCTGGCGCTGATCATGGCGTTCAACGTCTGGTTCCTGATCTGGCCGAACCAGAAGAAGGCGCTGGGCATCGTTCCGGCGGAGGACGACGCGAAGGCGAAGGCGGCCACAACCGCGATGATGTTCAGCCGCCTCAACACCCTGCTGTCGCTGGCGATGCTCTATTGCATGGTCAATTTCAGTTGA
- a CDS encoding heme exporter protein CcmB gives MTILLALAARDLRQSWQSAGLWLPIAFLLLVASLYPFAVGPDAALLRRSGGGMLWIAALLASLLPVDRLVAPDRDAGVLDQIALRGIGEETVVLARLVAHWLGFGPALMIATLPAAALLKLDAATIGLLEAGLLIGTPALAALGLLVATLTAGLRSSGALAGLLALPLAVPLLIFGAGTLGDGSGAALKFLGAASLLLVAITPFAGGAAIRAGRE, from the coding sequence ATGACCATCCTCCTGGCGCTGGCGGCGCGCGATTTGCGGCAATCCTGGCAATCCGCCGGGCTGTGGCTGCCGATCGCATTCCTGTTGCTGGTCGCCAGCCTCTACCCCTTTGCCGTCGGCCCCGACGCGGCGCTGCTGCGGCGGAGCGGCGGCGGCATGCTGTGGATCGCGGCGCTGCTCGCCAGCCTGCTGCCGGTGGACCGGCTGGTGGCGCCGGACCGGGACGCGGGCGTGCTCGACCAGATCGCGCTGCGCGGCATCGGGGAGGAGACGGTCGTGCTCGCCCGGCTGGTCGCGCATTGGCTGGGCTTCGGCCCGGCGCTGATGATCGCGACCCTGCCCGCCGCCGCGCTGTTGAAGCTGGACGCGGCGACCATAGGCTTGCTGGAGGCGGGATTGCTGATCGGCACGCCCGCCCTGGCGGCGCTGGGACTGCTGGTGGCGACGCTGACGGCCGGATTGCGCTCCAGCGGCGCGCTGGCGGGGCTGCTGGCCCTGCCGCTTGCCGTGCCGTTGCTGATCTTCGGCGCGGGGACGCTGGGCGACGGCAGCGGCGCCGCACTCAAATTCCTGGGCGCGGCCTCCCTGCTGCTGGTCGCGATCACGCCCTTCGCCGGCGGCGCGGCCATTCGCGCCGGACGGGAATGA
- a CDS encoding hemerythrin domain-containing protein: protein MDLDELQRQHDEIEAMIARFHQAIADENIPQRLGPLRWQFARLLMAHLALEDRIFYPNMQRQPHEKLRGTAARLESEMAPMASDFAAYMARWSDDRIEREWADFCRETREMLAGILNRLQKEEGLLMPLLFDAGLIESSRIRRAG from the coding sequence ATGGACCTCGACGAATTGCAGAGGCAGCATGATGAGATCGAGGCGATGATCGCCCGCTTTCATCAGGCGATCGCGGACGAGAATATTCCGCAAAGGCTTGGCCCGCTGCGCTGGCAGTTCGCGCGCCTGCTGATGGCGCATCTGGCGCTGGAAGATCGCATCTTCTACCCCAATATGCAGCGGCAGCCGCATGAAAAGCTGCGCGGCACGGCGGCGCGCCTCGAAAGCGAAATGGCGCCCATGGCCAGCGACTTCGCCGCCTATATGGCGCGCTGGAGCGATGATCGGATCGAACGCGAATGGGCGGATTTCTGTCGTGAAACCCGTGAGATGCTGGCCGGCATCCTGAACCGCCTGCAAAAGGAGGAAGGGCTGCTGATGCCCTTGCTGTTCGACGCCGGGCTGATCGAATCGTCCCGGATCAGGCGGGCAGGCTGA
- a CDS encoding patatin-like protein, whose translation MKERELRLALVCYGGISLAVYMHGITKEIWHLARASRAFHDDVPSGNSSEAVYRKLLEDLEKACGIKLRVMPDIIAGASAGGINGIFLAQAIETGQSLDPLTDMWLDNADVEKLLDPDARPARRITKFWATPLVWMAARHPGDTVERTVAPDTREEVRHKLSHFIRSRWFEPPFGGDIFTAMILDAFDAMEATGHGPALLPPGHPLDLFVTVTDFEGHPQSLNLNSPPQVVETEHRLSIGFRARGHGERNLADPAELVFAARATASFPGAFPPFTVRELDRVLKRRHRAWPTRDAFLARALPRHAARGRAEDAVLIDGSVLANAPFAQAIGALRNRPSRREVDRRFVYIDPKPGHRSIQLNRHGEAEDAPSGADAPLPSFFRTIFGALSDIPREQPIRDNLDAIDRHSARIRRMARILNALRPGIEAEVESAIGGMLFLDRPTPARLSAWRSKAQQRAAGSAGFAFPAYGHLKLSGIVEDLADLLFRLSGEESPLMRESYRQALWGHVRAVGADRLTEDVGPASAPVGFFRQHDLSFRIRRLRFLARRLSETLEVEATADDAVIQKMHDAIYAALSHYTECEGADFYNGEIKAAAGQVPNDPGAALEAVARLRGLRERDEAADMMLAEALAALPKAARRTMLLAYLGFPFYDIATLPLLQGHGMDEYDPVKVDRISPEDCGAIRSGGAEATLKGIEFNNFGAFFSRAYRENDYLWGRLHGVERLLDIVISACPAASRLSQEAVHQYRRTAFLAILDEEQKRLDHAADLIAGLREEIG comes from the coding sequence ATGAAAGAGCGGGAACTCAGGCTCGCACTGGTCTGCTATGGCGGGATCAGCCTGGCTGTCTACATGCACGGCATCACCAAGGAAATCTGGCATCTGGCCCGCGCCAGCCGGGCGTTCCATGACGACGTGCCGTCCGGCAACAGCAGCGAGGCGGTCTATCGCAAGCTGCTGGAGGATCTGGAAAAGGCCTGCGGCATCAAGTTGCGCGTGATGCCCGACATCATCGCCGGGGCCAGCGCGGGCGGCATCAACGGCATCTTCCTGGCGCAGGCGATAGAGACGGGCCAGTCGCTGGACCCGCTGACCGACATGTGGCTGGACAATGCCGATGTCGAAAAGCTGCTGGACCCCGACGCCCGGCCGGCGCGGCGGATCACCAAATTCTGGGCGACGCCGCTCGTCTGGATGGCGGCGCGGCATCCGGGCGACACGGTCGAGCGCACAGTCGCCCCCGACACGCGGGAGGAGGTGCGACACAAGCTGTCCCACTTCATACGTTCCCGCTGGTTCGAACCGCCCTTCGGCGGGGACATCTTCACCGCCATGATCCTGGACGCCTTCGACGCGATGGAGGCGACCGGGCACGGCCCCGCGCTGCTGCCGCCCGGCCATCCGCTGGACCTGTTCGTCACCGTCACCGATTTCGAGGGGCATCCGCAAAGCCTGAACCTCAACAGCCCGCCCCAGGTGGTGGAGACGGAACATCGCCTCTCCATCGGCTTTCGCGCCCGCGGCCATGGCGAGCGCAATCTTGCCGATCCCGCCGAACTGGTCTTCGCCGCCCGCGCCACGGCCAGCTTCCCCGGCGCTTTCCCGCCCTTCACCGTGCGCGAGCTGGACCGGGTGCTGAAACGCCGTCATCGCGCCTGGCCGACGCGGGACGCCTTCCTGGCGCGCGCGCTGCCCCGCCATGCCGCGCGGGGCCGTGCCGAGGATGCGGTGCTGATCGACGGTTCGGTGCTGGCCAACGCCCCCTTCGCCCAGGCCATCGGCGCGCTCAGGAACCGGCCCTCCCGGCGGGAGGTCGACCGGCGCTTCGTCTATATCGATCCCAAGCCGGGCCATCGCTCGATCCAGCTCAATCGCCACGGCGAGGCGGAGGACGCGCCCTCGGGCGCGGATGCGCCGCTGCCCAGCTTCTTCCGCACCATCTTCGGCGCGCTCAGCGACATTCCCCGCGAACAGCCGATCCGCGACAATCTGGACGCCATAGACCGGCACAGCGCCCGCATCCGCCGCATGGCGCGCATATTGAACGCGCTGCGGCCGGGCATAGAGGCGGAGGTGGAGAGCGCCATCGGCGGCATGCTGTTCTTGGACCGGCCGACGCCGGCCCGGCTGTCCGCCTGGCGCAGCAAGGCGCAGCAGCGGGCGGCCGGTTCCGCCGGTTTCGCCTTCCCCGCCTACGGACATCTGAAACTCTCCGGCATCGTCGAGGATCTGGCCGACCTGCTGTTCCGCCTGAGCGGGGAGGAAAGCCCGCTGATGCGCGAAAGCTACCGCCAGGCGCTGTGGGGCCATGTGCGCGCCGTCGGCGCGGACCGGCTGACGGAGGATGTCGGCCCCGCCTCCGCCCCGGTCGGCTTCTTCCGCCAGCACGACCTGTCCTTCCGCATCCGCCGCCTGCGTTTCCTGGCCCGGCGGCTGTCCGAAACGCTGGAGGTGGAGGCGACCGCCGACGACGCCGTCATCCAGAAGATGCACGACGCCATCTACGCCGCCCTGTCGCACTATACCGAATGCGAGGGCGCTGACTTCTACAATGGGGAGATCAAGGCGGCGGCCGGGCAAGTCCCCAACGATCCGGGCGCCGCGCTGGAGGCGGTCGCGCGGCTGCGCGGCCTGCGCGAACGGGACGAAGCGGCGGACATGATGCTGGCCGAAGCCCTGGCGGCGCTGCCCAAGGCGGCGCGTCGGACCATGCTGCTCGCCTATCTGGGCTTCCCCTTCTACGACATCGCCACCCTGCCGCTGCTGCAAGGCCATGGGATGGACGAATATGACCCGGTCAAGGTCGACCGCATCTCGCCGGAGGATTGCGGCGCGATCCGCTCCGGCGGGGCGGAAGCGACGCTGAAAGGCATAGAATTCAACAATTTCGGCGCGTTCTTCAGCCGCGCCTATCGGGAGAACGACTATCTCTGGGGGCGACTGCATGGGGTGGAGCGGCTGCTGGATATCGTAATTTCGGCATGTCCCGCGGCAAGCCGTCTTTCCCAGGAGGCCGTGCATCAATATAGGCGGACCGCTTTTCTGGCGATTCTCGATGAAGAGCAGAAGCGGCTGGACCATGCCGCCGACCTGATCGCCGGCTTGAGAGAGGAGATCGGGTGA
- a CDS encoding DMT family transporter: MIVGLASLLFVLIWSTGFIVARATVPHATPELILAVRLALTTALLGGAAFHARQALPRGRRLGLHLAAGAMLHGFYLTLSWWAVNNGMPAGVMALLGSLQPLMVAVASVAFLGDRLPQRAWVGLAAAIIGVGCVLLPAIERSGAGSIAVGPAVAAVFAVLSMAGGTLIQRGSIAGDGIAISGAVQNGGGAMIAIAATLFVGDYRWDGSPMLWIGLAWSVLALSTAGLSLLVWLVRHQGPTRMSMLLLLVPPLAAVEAWLLFGERLGPVQLIGFALALGGVMLGRSTRPARDRDIAEPA, encoded by the coding sequence ATGATCGTTGGCCTCGCTTCCCTTCTGTTCGTCCTTATCTGGTCGACCGGCTTCATCGTCGCGCGGGCGACGGTGCCGCATGCGACGCCGGAGTTGATCCTGGCCGTGCGGCTGGCGCTGACGACGGCGTTGCTGGGCGGCGCGGCGTTCCATGCGCGGCAGGCCCTGCCGCGCGGGCGGCGACTGGGGCTGCACCTGGCGGCCGGCGCGATGCTGCACGGCTTCTACCTGACGCTGAGCTGGTGGGCGGTGAACAACGGCATGCCCGCCGGCGTCATGGCGCTGCTGGGATCATTGCAACCGCTGATGGTGGCGGTGGCGAGCGTGGCCTTCCTGGGCGACCGGCTGCCGCAGCGCGCCTGGGTCGGCCTGGCCGCCGCGATCATCGGCGTGGGGTGCGTATTGCTGCCCGCGATCGAGCGGTCAGGCGCCGGATCGATCGCGGTCGGCCCGGCGGTCGCGGCCGTGTTCGCCGTGCTGAGCATGGCGGGCGGCACGCTGATCCAGCGCGGATCGATAGCGGGCGACGGCATCGCGATTTCCGGGGCGGTGCAGAATGGCGGCGGCGCGATGATCGCCATCGCGGCTACGCTGTTCGTCGGGGACTATCGCTGGGACGGCTCACCCATGCTGTGGATCGGCCTCGCCTGGTCGGTGCTGGCGCTATCGACCGCCGGACTGTCCTTGCTGGTATGGCTGGTGCGGCACCAGGGACCGACGCGCATGTCGATGCTGTTGCTGCTGGTGCCCCCGCTCGCGGCGGTCGAGGCGTGGCTGCTGTTCGGGGAGCGGCTGGGTCCGGTTCAGCTTATCGGCTTCGCGCTGGCGCTGGGCGGGGTGATGCTGGGCCGGTCGACGCGGCCCGCGCGCGACCGGGACATCGCCGAACCGGCTTAG
- the ccmA gene encoding heme ABC exporter ATP-binding protein CcmA, giving the protein MSRAGLHLSGVACARGGRLLFRGVDLAMEPGGSALLKGPNGIGKSSLIRICAGLLRATAGTVARHGRVAMTDERLALDMEQPLEAALRFWARLDAAAPMALDAAMAAMALEPLRQVPVRMLSTGQRKRAALARVIASGAPIWLLDEPGNGLDEAALDLLGQAVAGHLAKGGMVVAASHQPLPLASPVVLAMRDHAWAEEEA; this is encoded by the coding sequence ATGAGCCGGGCGGGATTGCACCTGTCGGGCGTCGCCTGCGCGCGCGGCGGGCGGCTGCTGTTCCGCGGCGTCGACCTGGCGATGGAGCCGGGCGGCAGCGCCTTGCTGAAGGGGCCGAACGGCATCGGCAAGTCCAGCCTGATCCGGATCTGCGCCGGGCTGCTGCGCGCGACCGCCGGAACGGTCGCGCGCCATGGCCGGGTCGCGATGACGGACGAGCGGCTGGCGCTGGACATGGAACAGCCGCTCGAAGCCGCGCTGCGCTTCTGGGCGCGACTGGATGCCGCGGCGCCCATGGCGCTGGACGCGGCGATGGCGGCGATGGCGCTGGAACCGCTCCGCCAAGTGCCGGTGCGCATGCTGTCGACCGGGCAGCGCAAGCGCGCCGCGCTGGCGCGGGTGATCGCGAGCGGCGCGCCGATCTGGCTGCTCGACGAGCCGGGCAACGGGCTGGACGAGGCGGCGCTGGACCTGCTGGGGCAGGCGGTCGCGGGGCATCTGGCAAAGGGCGGCATGGTGGTCGCCGCGTCGCACCAGCCGCTGCCGCTCGCTAGCCCGGTCGTCCTGGCGATGCGGGACCATGCATGGGCGGAGGAGGAGGCATGA
- a CDS encoding 4a-hydroxytetrahydrobiopterin dehydratase produces MIAKLDGEERALALRQLPEWTPVQDPDGIRRLFAFRDFTAAFGFMTQVALLAEKADHHPEWSNVYNRVDILLTTHDAGGLSRRDVELAARIDALL; encoded by the coding sequence ATGATCGCGAAACTGGACGGGGAGGAACGCGCGCTGGCGCTGAGGCAACTGCCGGAATGGACGCCGGTGCAGGATCCGGACGGCATCCGTCGCCTTTTCGCCTTCCGGGATTTCACGGCCGCCTTCGGCTTCATGACGCAGGTGGCGCTGCTGGCGGAAAAGGCGGACCATCATCCCGAATGGTCGAACGTCTACAACCGGGTAGACATCTTGCTCACCACTCATGATGCGGGCGGCCTGTCGCGCCGGGACGTCGAGCTGGCCGCTCGGATCGACGCCCTTCTATAG
- a CDS encoding superoxide dismutase translates to MAFVLPPLPYAKDAFGDILTAETFDFHHGKHHNAYVVKANELVAADASLQGKSLVELIKSSKGGLFNQVGQIWNHTFYWQSLSPTKTAPSGDLLAKIEEAFGSVDALIEKLKAEAVGHFASGWAALILKDGKLEVTSYHDADTPVAHEGHAPLLILDVWEHAYYIDYRNARPNYADRVLKEAINWDFAAQNLDGQGVSRADQPA, encoded by the coding sequence ATGGCCTTTGTTCTGCCCCCCCTTCCCTATGCCAAGGATGCCTTTGGCGACATTCTGACCGCCGAAACCTTCGACTTCCACCATGGCAAGCACCACAATGCCTATGTCGTGAAGGCCAATGAACTGGTCGCCGCCGACGCCTCGCTCCAGGGCAAGTCGCTGGTCGAACTGATCAAGTCGTCCAAGGGCGGCCTGTTCAACCAGGTCGGCCAGATCTGGAACCACACATTCTACTGGCAGTCGCTCTCGCCCACCAAGACAGCGCCCAGCGGCGACCTGCTCGCCAAGATCGAGGAAGCCTTCGGTTCGGTCGACGCCCTGATCGAAAAGCTGAAGGCCGAAGCCGTCGGCCATTTCGCCAGCGGCTGGGCCGCGCTGATCCTGAAGGACGGCAAGCTGGAAGTCACCAGCTATCACGACGCCGACACGCCCGTCGCGCATGAGGGCCATGCGCCGCTGCTGATCCTCGATGTCTGGGAACATGCCTATTATATCGACTATCGCAACGCCCGCCCTAACTATGCCGACCGCGTCCTGAAGGAAGCGATCAACTGGGATTTCGCCGCCCAGAATCTGGATGGCCAGGGCGTCAGCCGGGCCGACCAGCCGGCCTGA
- a CDS encoding chorismate mutase: MVDETLKRYRESIDNIDAALVFMLAERFKITQAVGEHKATHDLPPADPGREERQIARLRQLATDAHLDPDFTEKFLRFIIDEVIRHHERLREG; encoded by the coding sequence ATGGTGGACGAGACTTTGAAGCGCTATCGCGAGAGCATCGACAATATCGACGCGGCGCTGGTCTTCATGCTGGCCGAGCGGTTCAAGATCACCCAGGCGGTGGGCGAGCATAAGGCGACCCACGACCTGCCCCCCGCCGATCCGGGTCGGGAGGAACGCCAGATCGCGCGCCTGCGCCAACTCGCCACCGACGCCCATCTGGACCCCGATTTCACCGAGAAATTCCTGCGCTTCATCATCGACGAGGTGATCCGCCACCATGAAAGGCTGCGCGAGGGCTGA
- a CDS encoding J domain-containing protein, producing the protein MARSSRSNDWGFPRWRSYGASREAQQVRLCDRHGCDRPGDCPAPKSPNSRERWYFCTDHAAEYNRNWDYFQGLDQEEREQRERTERRDAGGYQNSAYHGWGGPGDGSRSRDEMHALQALELEDDADFDAVKKSWRRLAKEYHPDVKPGDAQAAVRFQTIQAAYEVLRAAEERRTWKPRERAD; encoded by the coding sequence ATGGCAAGAAGCAGCCGATCCAACGACTGGGGCTTTCCCCGCTGGCGCAGCTATGGCGCATCGCGTGAGGCGCAGCAGGTGCGCCTGTGCGACCGGCATGGTTGCGACCGGCCCGGCGACTGTCCCGCGCCCAAATCGCCCAATAGCCGCGAACGCTGGTATTTCTGCACCGACCATGCGGCGGAATATAACCGCAACTGGGACTATTTTCAGGGCCTCGACCAGGAGGAACGCGAACAGCGCGAGCGGACGGAGCGGCGCGACGCGGGCGGCTATCAGAACAGCGCCTATCATGGCTGGGGCGGACCGGGCGACGGCAGCCGCTCGCGGGACGAGATGCACGCGCTCCAGGCGCTGGAGCTGGAGGATGACGCCGATTTCGACGCGGTAAAGAAAAGCTGGCGGCGTCTGGCGAAGGAATATCATCCCGACGTGAAGCCCGGCGACGCGCAGGCGGCCGTGCGCTTCCAGACGATCCAGGCCGCCTATGAAGTGCTGCGCGCCGCGGAGGAGCGGCGGACGTGGAAACCGCGGGAGCGGGCGGATTGA
- a CDS encoding metallopeptidase family protein encodes MLYVSPMDDAGQPPRFAPTREDIESLALAALSRLPEPFRSHLSNVVLFVEEFADPQVLKEMEIDDPFGLTGLYTGRPVGEAAQTGDLPPTVHLFRRPLLDEWVETGVPLDMLITHVVVHEIGHHFGLSDIDMHVLEDMVTL; translated from the coding sequence ATGCTTTATGTCTCTCCCATGGACGATGCCGGTCAACCGCCCCGATTTGCGCCGACGCGCGAGGATATAGAAAGCCTGGCGCTGGCGGCCCTGTCGCGCCTGCCCGAACCGTTCCGATCGCACCTGTCGAACGTCGTGCTGTTCGTGGAGGAATTTGCCGATCCGCAGGTGCTCAAGGAAATGGAGATCGACGATCCCTTCGGCCTCACCGGCCTCTACACCGGGCGGCCGGTCGGGGAAGCGGCGCAGACCGGCGACCTGCCGCCGACCGTCCACCTGTTCCGCCGGCCGCTGCTGGACGAATGGGTGGAAACGGGCGTGCCGCTCGACATGCTGATCACCCATGTGGTGGTGCATGAGATCGGCCATCATTTCGGCCTGTCCGACATCGACATGCATGTGCTGGAGGACATGGTCACCCTATGA